In Candidatus Kaistella beijingensis, a genomic segment contains:
- a CDS encoding sulfite exporter TauE/SafE family protein — protein sequence MEIIGYLSAIIIGLVMGLIGGGGSILSVPIFVYVFGFDAVTATALSLFVVGVTSLVGSAGFIKQKQIDFQTAFIFGIPSILGVLFSRRLVLPHLPHYIINRWGITLTKDMFLLLLFSILMLIASFKMIRRIERPRLSKDGETNYTILVSQGLLVGIITGLIGAGGGFLIVPALVMLLGLNMKRAVATSLFIIAMNSTLGFLSTMKMVKHDWTFLLTFSALSVVGIFIGTGISKKMDGKKLKPLFGWIVLAMGIFIIIKEVFLKQQF from the coding sequence ATGGAAATCATCGGATATCTTTCCGCAATCATCATCGGACTCGTTATGGGATTAATTGGTGGTGGTGGAAGTATTTTAAGTGTTCCGATTTTTGTGTATGTATTTGGTTTTGATGCGGTTACGGCAACTGCACTTTCGCTCTTCGTGGTTGGAGTTACAAGTTTGGTTGGAAGTGCGGGATTTATAAAACAGAAACAAATCGATTTTCAAACCGCATTTATTTTCGGGATTCCTTCGATTTTGGGAGTTTTGTTTTCACGCCGTTTGGTTTTGCCGCATTTACCGCATTATATCATCAACAGATGGGGAATTACGTTAACAAAAGACATGTTTTTATTGCTGCTTTTTTCAATTCTCATGTTGATTGCGTCGTTTAAAATGATTCGCAGAATTGAAAGACCACGACTCAGCAAAGATGGCGAAACCAATTACACTATTTTGGTTTCTCAAGGACTTTTGGTAGGGATTATCACAGGATTAATCGGTGCAGGTGGCGGATTTTTGATTGTTCCCGCTTTAGTCATGTTGCTCGGCTTGAATATGAAACGAGCGGTTGCAACTTCACTTTTTATTATCGCGATGAACTCCACTTTAGGATTTCTCAGCACCATGAAGATGGTGAAACACGATTGGACTTTTCTGTTGACATTCAGCGCATTATCTGTCGTAGGAATTTTTATAGGAACGGGAATCTCAAAAAAAATGGACGGAAAAAAACTGAAGCCACTTTTTGGTTGGATTGTGCTTGCAATGGGAATTTTCATCATCATTAAAGAAGTATTTCTAAAACAACAATTTTAA
- a CDS encoding TonB-dependent receptor plug domain-containing protein, with amino-acid sequence MKKTIPLFFLSVFYLNFSAQDIQHDSLKHSNIQEVIVIGTKDISQKQSKPLSSIDEYLEQSANINMLKRGAYAWEPILNNMPTERTLVTIDGMRIFGACTDKMDPVTSYVEVSNLSRAEISSGQSGSSHGSTIGGSIDLVREKSTFGDEKFRFGLNSGFESVSLQKIFGSSASYRNTKFYTDLNFMNRDAENYKAGNGEEIRFSQYRKFNISGISGVKIGKNKLLEASVIYDKANDVGYPALPMDVSLAEALITSLKFQYLPKNKFISDWETKIYFNTITHRMDDTKRPSVPIHMDMPGWSKTAGYFSKLQTTLNQHHFNLNLNGFYNQSVAEMTMYPTNPTENLMFMYTWPDVRTFNQGIFLEDHFQLDDFSEFTFSASLSYHSNKVQSDFGLNSLQIFYPEMKVQNNRILKSVSANYSRNQFGFEYGIGVGYGDRAPSVSEGYGFYLFNSSENYDYIGNPNLKNESSLEANAYLSLKKTNFFGKISSSYFHISNYIVGKVNPNFAPMTIGAKGVKLYSALDYATIFNISLDAEIKVLPELKWTSQVVYSRGKDFENVNLPFISPISYLSKILFEKNKFNAEVSVNGNLKHSSYASVYGEKPVSDYVLLNANLGYKFDFGHSKIFTKLGVENLLDRNYTTYADWNRIPRPGRNFFVNINYNF; translated from the coding sequence ATGAAAAAAACAATTCCGCTGTTTTTTCTGTCGGTATTTTATCTGAATTTTTCTGCGCAGGATATTCAGCACGACTCGTTGAAACACAGCAATATTCAGGAAGTTATCGTAATTGGAACGAAAGATATTTCTCAAAAACAATCGAAACCTTTGAGTTCCATTGATGAATATTTAGAACAATCCGCAAACATCAATATGTTGAAACGTGGTGCTTATGCATGGGAACCGATACTGAACAATATGCCTACTGAACGAACTTTAGTAACGATTGACGGAATGCGGATTTTCGGTGCATGTACCGACAAAATGGATCCTGTAACTTCTTATGTTGAGGTTTCCAATCTTTCAAGAGCCGAAATTTCTTCAGGACAAAGTGGTTCTTCGCACGGAAGTACAATTGGAGGTTCCATAGATTTGGTGCGGGAAAAAAGTACGTTTGGCGACGAAAAGTTTCGCTTCGGACTCAATTCAGGATTTGAAAGCGTGAGTCTTCAGAAAATTTTCGGCTCATCCGCAAGTTACAGAAATACAAAATTTTACACCGATTTGAATTTCATGAACCGAGACGCGGAAAATTATAAAGCAGGAAACGGTGAAGAAATTCGGTTTTCGCAATACAGAAAATTTAACATTTCAGGAATCAGCGGAGTAAAAATAGGAAAGAACAAACTTCTTGAAGCGTCCGTGATTTACGACAAAGCCAATGATGTTGGTTATCCTGCTTTACCGATGGACGTTTCTTTAGCGGAAGCGTTAATTACCTCGCTGAAATTTCAATATCTTCCAAAAAATAAATTTATTTCTGATTGGGAAACCAAAATTTATTTCAACACCATCACACACAGAATGGACGATACGAAACGTCCTTCCGTTCCCATTCACATGGATATGCCCGGTTGGAGCAAAACTGCGGGATATTTTTCAAAACTGCAAACGACTTTGAATCAACATCACTTCAATTTAAATTTGAACGGATTTTACAATCAATCGGTTGCGGAAATGACGATGTATCCTACCAATCCTACGGAAAATTTAATGTTCATGTACACATGGCCCGATGTGAGAACTTTCAATCAGGGAATTTTTCTAGAAGACCATTTTCAGCTCGACGATTTTTCTGAATTTACATTTTCGGCCTCTTTAAGTTATCATTCCAATAAGGTTCAAAGCGATTTTGGTTTGAACAGTCTTCAAATTTTTTATCCTGAAATGAAGGTGCAAAACAATCGTATTTTAAAAAGTGTTTCCGCAAATTATAGCAGAAATCAGTTTGGTTTTGAGTACGGAATCGGCGTTGGTTACGGTGATAGAGCGCCTTCCGTTTCTGAAGGTTACGGATTTTATCTTTTCAACAGTTCTGAAAATTACGACTACATCGGAAATCCAAATCTAAAAAATGAATCTTCTCTTGAAGCCAACGCTTATCTAAGTTTGAAAAAGACCAATTTCTTTGGCAAAATTTCTTCGTCTTATTTCCATATTTCAAATTATATTGTAGGGAAAGTCAACCCTAATTTTGCTCCCATGACGATTGGTGCGAAAGGAGTAAAACTGTATTCCGCGTTAGATTATGCCACCATTTTTAACATCAGTTTAGATGCTGAAATTAAGGTTTTGCCTGAATTAAAATGGACTTCCCAAGTTGTTTACAGTCGCGGAAAAGATTTTGAAAACGTGAACCTTCCTTTTATAAGCCCCATTTCTTATTTGTCTAAAATTCTCTTTGAAAAAAATAAATTCAATGCAGAAGTTTCTGTAAACGGAAATTTGAAACACAGCAGTTACGCCTCAGTTTATGGCGAAAAACCTGTTTCTGATTATGTCTTGCTGAATGCAAATCTTGGTTACAAATTCGATTTTGGTCACAGTAAAATCTTTACTAAACTTGGTGTGGAAAACCTTTTGGACAGAAATTACACCACTTACGCCGATTGGAACCGAATTCCGAGACCGGGACGAAATTTCTTTGTGAATATCAATTATAACTTTTAA
- a CDS encoding helicase HerA-like domain-containing protein, with amino-acid sequence MADKAKFIADLNARYTPKGEHIILGKGIFNGEVVPEVNVTLPLKTINRHGLIAGATGTGKTKTIQVFVEQLSHAGVPSLVLDIKGDFSGIAEPGQRNAIIEERYAKTQLNWEAQSFPVELMTISGERGVKLRATVTEFGPVLLSKILLLNDTQASIMSIVFKYCDDKGLPLIDLDDLKKVLQYVTDNPQGKADLANNYGSIAPASLGAILRSIVALEQQGATNFFGEPSFDVEDLLQQRDGKGVVNILRVADIQTQPQLFSTFMLSLFAEIYMTFPEEGDVGKPKLVLFIDEAHLIFKEASKALLSQIETMVKLIRSKGVGIYFITQIPGDVPENVLSQLGLKIQHALRGFTAKDKKEITKAVENYPITEFYDAANLIQNLGIGEAFVTALDEKGIPTPLVDTYLISPESRMDVLTDAEVADLTSRSALVAKYENAVNKDSAYEMLTSRMEQAVQNAPATVKTKPVKEEPGMVEQVLTSRAGRTFTNTLMREGAKAILGMFGLGGRRR; translated from the coding sequence ATGGCAGACAAGGCAAAATTCATTGCAGATTTAAACGCAAGATACACTCCGAAAGGTGAACACATCATCCTCGGAAAAGGAATTTTCAACGGTGAAGTAGTACCAGAAGTCAACGTCACACTTCCTCTAAAAACCATTAACCGACACGGATTGATTGCAGGTGCAACGGGAACGGGAAAAACCAAAACGATACAGGTTTTTGTGGAACAGCTTTCGCACGCAGGAGTTCCGTCTTTGGTTCTTGATATCAAAGGGGATTTTTCGGGAATTGCAGAACCTGGTCAAAGAAATGCCATTATTGAAGAACGTTATGCGAAAACGCAACTCAATTGGGAAGCCCAAAGTTTCCCTGTGGAACTGATGACAATTTCAGGTGAAAGAGGCGTAAAACTTCGTGCAACCGTGACCGAATTTGGACCCGTTTTGCTTTCAAAAATTTTGTTGCTGAACGATACACAGGCAAGTATTATGTCGATCGTTTTTAAATATTGCGATGATAAAGGTTTGCCGCTGATTGATTTGGATGATTTGAAAAAAGTTTTGCAATATGTCACCGATAATCCACAAGGAAAAGCTGATTTAGCCAATAATTACGGCTCCATTGCTCCTGCTTCTTTGGGTGCGATTCTTCGTTCCATTGTTGCTTTGGAACAACAAGGTGCGACAAATTTCTTTGGGGAACCAAGTTTCGACGTGGAAGATTTATTGCAACAGAGAGACGGAAAAGGGGTGGTAAATATTTTACGAGTTGCCGATATCCAGACGCAACCTCAGCTTTTCTCAACATTTATGCTTTCACTTTTTGCGGAGATTTACATGACTTTCCCAGAAGAAGGCGACGTTGGAAAACCAAAACTCGTTCTCTTTATTGATGAGGCGCATTTGATTTTTAAGGAAGCTTCAAAAGCTCTGCTTTCCCAGATTGAAACGATGGTGAAACTCATTCGTTCAAAAGGGGTGGGAATTTATTTTATCACCCAAATTCCAGGAGACGTTCCTGAAAATGTGTTGTCGCAGTTAGGTTTAAAAATTCAGCATGCATTACGTGGATTTACCGCAAAAGACAAAAAAGAAATCACCAAAGCTGTTGAAAATTACCCAATTACGGAGTTTTACGATGCCGCAAATCTCATCCAAAATTTAGGAATTGGAGAAGCTTTTGTCACTGCATTGGACGAAAAGGGCATTCCGACACCTTTGGTGGATACTTATTTAATTTCGCCCGAATCAAGAATGGACGTTCTTACCGATGCTGAAGTGGCAGATTTAACTTCTCGTTCCGCATTGGTTGCAAAATATGAAAATGCCGTTAACAAAGATTCTGCCTACGAAATGTTGACTTCACGAATGGAACAGGCCGTTCAAAATGCTCCCGCAACAGTGAAAACAAAACCTGTGAAAGAAGAACCAGGAATGGTAGAACAAGTTTTAACAAGCCGTGCCGGAAGAACTTTCACCAATACTTTGATGAGAGAAGGTGCAAAAGCGATTTTAGGAATGTTTGGTTTGGGTGGAAGAAGAAGATAA
- a CDS encoding 3'-5' exonuclease yields MYSIIDIESNGAGFRKESIIEIAIYKYDGHEIVDQFISLINPENEITPFVQKLTKISPKMVKTAPKFHEIAKRVVEITEGTTLVGHNIDFDYRMLRQEFKRLGYEFKINTLDTIPLAKKLIPEAESYSLGKLVKSLGIPLTDQHRAGGDARATLDLFKLLIIKDKDSEIIQQHHEEVNAKTYLNKVRDLTQDLPSERGILYFQNSDGKIIFSDFVEDLNKFAKSVFNTKKKRWEKLQEETENIQYELTGNDILAKLMMKTKGLRKRENLPLGLYHKNDKYFADRTINQKEEKPLLKFKSFTQGLKAVSFIKSNEKFDDIKEFTKLINLKKRNEIWLSSGRTLGEKSFLLFENGKLTSYGFYEFHTQIQSRKKINQLKIDVKTSTVDLQNDLKLGLLRGDFEIQPLPK; encoded by the coding sequence ATGTATTCAATAATTGATATAGAAAGTAACGGCGCAGGTTTCAGGAAGGAAAGCATTATTGAAATCGCAATATATAAATATGATGGTCATGAAATTGTGGATCAGTTCATTTCGTTAATCAATCCTGAAAACGAGATCACCCCTTTTGTGCAAAAACTGACTAAAATTTCACCAAAAATGGTAAAAACTGCACCAAAATTTCATGAAATCGCCAAAAGAGTTGTTGAAATTACGGAAGGCACCACTTTGGTTGGACACAATATCGACTTTGATTACAGGATGCTTCGCCAGGAGTTCAAAAGATTGGGTTACGAGTTCAAAATCAACACTTTAGACACCATTCCACTTGCAAAAAAATTGATTCCCGAAGCGGAAAGTTATTCGTTGGGAAAACTGGTAAAATCTTTGGGAATTCCGTTAACCGACCAACACAGAGCGGGAGGTGACGCAAGAGCCACTTTGGATCTATTTAAGTTGCTAATTATTAAAGATAAAGATTCAGAAATCATCCAGCAACATCACGAAGAAGTTAATGCAAAAACTTATCTAAATAAAGTTCGCGATTTAACACAGGATTTGCCTTCAGAAAGAGGAATCTTGTATTTCCAAAATTCGGATGGCAAAATAATTTTTTCGGATTTTGTGGAAGATTTAAACAAATTTGCAAAATCGGTTTTCAACACGAAAAAGAAGCGTTGGGAAAAACTTCAGGAAGAAACCGAAAATATTCAGTACGAATTAACGGGCAATGATATTTTGGCAAAACTGATGATGAAAACCAAAGGTTTACGAAAACGGGAAAACCTTCCTCTTGGGCTCTATCACAAAAACGACAAATATTTTGCCGACCGAACTATCAATCAAAAAGAAGAAAAACCACTGCTGAAATTCAAATCATTTACGCAAGGTTTAAAAGCCGTAAGTTTTATTAAATCGAATGAAAAGTTTGACGATATAAAAGAGTTCACAAAACTAATCAACCTTAAAAAACGCAATGAAATTTGGCTTTCTTCAGGAAGAACATTAGGGGAAAAAAGTTTTCTGCTTTTTGAAAATGGCAAACTGACTTCCTACGGATTTTATGAATTCCACACCCAAATTCAATCCAGAAAGAAAATTAATCAATTGAAGATCGATGTCAAAACTTCAACCGTTGATTTGCAAAATGATTTAAAGTTAGGTTTATTGCGTGGCGATTTTGAAATTCAGCCACTTCCGAAATAA
- the lysA gene encoding diaminopimelate decarboxylase, with protein sequence MTNKDLLKIADQFGTPTYVYDAESIKIQYEKLTSSFHKSTRFFYACKALSNINILKYVRSLGGNLDCVSINEVKLGLKAGFEPSKILFTPNCVDLAEIEEAMSLKVHINIDNISILEQFGNKHGNSYPIFVRINPHIFAGGNYKISTGHIDSKFGISIHQLRHIERVMKTTGINVEGLHMHTGSEIKDPDVFLQGLEIMFELAEHFPNLKYLDMGSGFKVPYQDGDMETDVKTLGKKVEKAVSEFSKSSGKKFELWFEPGKFLVSKSGHLLVKTNVIKQTTATVFAGINSGFNHLIRPMFYDSYHIIENLSNPKGSERIYTVVGNICETDTFAWDRKINEVHEGDILVFRNAGAYGFEMSSNFNSRLKPAEVLWLDGKAHLIRKRDEFEDLLRNQIEVL encoded by the coding sequence ATGACCAATAAAGATTTATTAAAAATAGCCGACCAATTCGGCACTCCAACTTATGTTTATGATGCAGAAAGCATTAAAATTCAATACGAAAAACTCACTTCATCTTTCCATAAAAGTACACGGTTTTTTTATGCGTGTAAAGCACTTTCCAACATCAACATCTTAAAATATGTAAGAAGTTTGGGCGGAAATCTCGACTGTGTTTCCATCAACGAGGTGAAATTGGGTTTAAAGGCAGGTTTCGAACCGAGTAAAATTCTTTTCACGCCAAACTGTGTGGATTTGGCAGAAATCGAGGAAGCGATGTCGCTGAAAGTTCACATTAATATTGACAATATTTCCATTCTTGAACAGTTCGGAAATAAGCATGGAAATTCTTACCCAATCTTCGTGAGAATCAATCCGCATATTTTCGCAGGCGGAAATTATAAAATTTCGACAGGGCACATCGACTCAAAGTTTGGAATTTCTATTCACCAACTCCGTCATATTGAACGAGTTATGAAAACCACGGGAATTAATGTAGAAGGTCTTCACATGCACACCGGAAGCGAAATAAAAGATCCTGATGTTTTTCTTCAGGGCTTGGAAATCATGTTTGAACTGGCGGAACATTTCCCGAATTTGAAGTATCTCGATATGGGAAGCGGTTTCAAAGTTCCTTACCAAGATGGCGATATGGAAACGGATGTGAAAACTTTAGGCAAAAAAGTAGAGAAAGCGGTTTCAGAATTCTCTAAAAGTTCAGGTAAAAAATTTGAGCTTTGGTTTGAGCCGGGAAAATTCTTAGTTTCAAAATCAGGACATCTTTTGGTAAAAACCAATGTGATCAAGCAAACTACAGCGACTGTTTTTGCAGGAATCAATTCCGGTTTCAATCATTTGATTCGTCCGATGTTTTACGATTCTTACCACATTATTGAAAACCTTTCCAATCCAAAAGGTTCGGAAAGAATTTATACCGTTGTCGGAAATATCTGTGAAACAGACACTTTCGCGTGGGACAGAAAAATTAATGAAGTTCATGAAGGCGATATTTTGGTTTTCAGAAACGCGGGAGCTTATGGTTTTGAAATGAGTTCCAATTTTAATTCGAGACTGAAACCTGCCGAAGTTCTTTGGTTGGACGGAAAAGCGCATCTCATCAGAAAAAGAGATGAATTTGAAGATTTATTGAGAAATCAAATCGAGGTTTTGTAG
- a CDS encoding energy transducer TonB encodes MKKKISVLFIFLAVFGFSQQVYENYPPGQTDYVGGNVQFYKDFKKVLIEKKIKPCEKNEHYLFRLVIYPDQTIKYIKEEDQKYLEENKCAFDVSREVAKYLDGWNPASVDGKNVAAMTSFWIFPNELFGELPEDYDPVNDMILANYEGGINNFRKKVVQDIDMRRFTFNGKFRIEVTFVIEKDGKMSNVQLAQSSGLKEFDDMLVNRIKGIRNKWTPASIHGVPIKYRFRLPLLFSAE; translated from the coding sequence ATGAAAAAAAAAATCTCAGTTTTATTTATCTTCTTGGCAGTCTTTGGTTTTTCACAGCAGGTTTATGAAAACTATCCTCCTGGTCAAACCGACTATGTTGGTGGAAACGTTCAATTTTACAAAGATTTCAAAAAGGTTTTGATTGAAAAAAAAATCAAGCCTTGTGAAAAAAACGAGCACTACCTCTTTCGATTGGTTATTTATCCCGATCAAACAATTAAATATATAAAAGAAGAAGATCAAAAATATCTGGAAGAAAATAAGTGCGCATTTGATGTTTCTAGAGAAGTTGCAAAATATCTCGACGGATGGAATCCTGCAAGTGTAGATGGAAAAAATGTAGCAGCAATGACCAGCTTCTGGATTTTCCCGAATGAGCTGTTTGGTGAATTACCTGAGGATTATGATCCGGTGAACGACATGATTTTGGCGAATTACGAAGGTGGAATAAATAATTTCAGGAAGAAAGTTGTTCAGGATATTGATATGAGGAGATTTACTTTTAACGGGAAATTTCGCATCGAAGTAACTTTTGTAATAGAGAAAGACGGCAAAATGAGCAATGTGCAGCTTGCACAGTCATCTGGTTTAAAAGAATTTGACGATATGCTGGTTAATCGGATAAAAGGTATTAGAAACAAATGGACTCCTGCAAGTATTCATGGAGTTCCTATAAAATATCGGTTCAGATTGCCCTTGCTTTTCTCAGCAGAATAG